A genome region from Diorhabda carinulata isolate Delta chromosome 2, icDioCari1.1, whole genome shotgun sequence includes the following:
- the LOC130890917 gene encoding NADH dehydrogenase [ubiquinone] 1 alpha subcomplex subunit 9, mitochondrial — translation MAVVISTGSKLIKKQPGVFAVAYIHRNDYSTDDRVYNLSSLKRGTGGRSSFNGIVATVFGATGFLGRYVCNKLGKTGSQIIIPYRGDNYEPFRLKVVGDLGQVYFHPYHLRDEESIQKCIKYSNVVINLVGRDWETRNFKFDDVHVEGARRLARLAKKAGVERFIHFSSLNADENPNQVGLVKGGSKFLKSKAKGEQAVLEEFPEATIFRPADMYGQEDRFVRYYAHAWRRTGQYFPLWNKGEYTEKQPVFVSDVAQGIMNALKDSDSVGKIYQAVGPKRYLLSELVDYFYRIMRKDDEWGYKRYDMRWDPFFQLRVTLTEKLSLNWPIGHLHWEKIEREHLSDDVKSEIPTLEDLGVNLTAVENQMPWEFKPWTYGIYRGQDPDEPFAPAAPPKVVI, via the exons ATGGCTGTAGTAATTTCAACTGGTTCTAAATTAATAA aaaaacagCCTGGAGTATTTGCTGTAGCTTATATCCATAGAAATGACTACAGTACAGATGATCGCGTTTATAATTTATCGAGTTTAAAACGTGGTACAGGAGGTAGGTCCAGTTTTAATGGAATAGTAGCTACGGTTTTCGGAGCTACTGGATTTTTGGGAAGATATGTTTGCAATAAACTTGGCAAAACAGGTTCACAG attATTATTCCATATAGAGGAGATAACTATGAACCTTTTCGCTTAAAAGTGGTTGGTGATTTAGGTCAAGTATATTTCCATCCTTACCATTTGAGAGATGAAGAGAGTATTCAAAAGTGCATAAAATATTCGAATGTGGTGATAAACTTGGTAGGAAGAGATTGGgaaacaagaaattttaaatttgatgatGTTCATGTTGAAGGTGCCAGAAGGTTAGCAAGATTAGCTAAAAAAGCTGGTGTTGAAAGATTTATTCATTTCTCTTCTTTGAATGCTGATGAAAATCCCAACCAG gtGGGACTTGTGAAGGGTGGTTCGAAATTTCTGAAAAGTAAAGCAAAGGGAGAACAAGCAGTTTTAGAAGAATTTCCTGAAGCAACCATATTCAGACCAGCTGATATGTATGGACAAGAGGACAGATTTGTTAg gTATTATGCTCATGCTTGGAGAAGGACAGGACAATATTTTCCATTGTGGAATAAAGGTGAATACACAGAGAAACAACCAGTTTTTGTTAGTGATGTTGCCCAAGGTATTATGAATGCTCTCAAAGATTCCGATTCAGTGGGAAAGATTTATCAAGCCGTTGG CCCTAAACGTTATTTACTATCAGAACTAGTAGATTACTTCTATCGTATTATGCGTAAAGATGATGAGTGGGGTTATAAACGTTACGATATGCGTTGGGATCCATTTTTCCAATTAAGAGTAACCTTAACGGAAAAATTGTCTTTGAATTGGCCAATAGGACATTTGCATTGGGAAAAAATCGAGAGAGAACATTTGTCAGATGATGTAAAAAGTGAAATCCCTACTTTGGAAGATTTGGGTGTGAATTTAACTGCTGTAGAGAATCAAATGCCATGGGAATTCAAACCATGGACTTACGGTATATATAGAGGACAGGATCCTGATGAACCATTTGCACCAGCTGCTCCACCAAAAGTTGTTATATAG